In Synergistota bacterium, a genomic segment contains:
- a CDS encoding zinc metallopeptidase, with protein MFFFWDWTFLLLIPALLLAVYAQAKVQSTYRKYAAVPAAVRKPAWMVAREILDRNGLGHVAIEMIPGELTDHYDPRAKVLRLSSAVYNNPSIAAIGIAAHEAGHALQHATGYLPLSIRNAIVPVANIGSQLAIPFFFLGFLFGIPSLMDIGIVAFSAAVVFQLITLPVEFDASSRAIRVLYTGGFVSNREKKAVEEVLGAAALTYVAATAMAALQLIRLLILRGERD; from the coding sequence ATGTTTTTCTTCTGGGATTGGACTTTCCTGCTATTAATTCCTGCACTTCTCTTGGCTGTTTACGCTCAAGCGAAGGTCCAATCCACCTATAGAAAATATGCTGCCGTTCCAGCTGCCGTAAGAAAACCAGCATGGATGGTAGCTCGTGAGATCTTAGATAGAAACGGTTTGGGACATGTGGCTATAGAGATGATACCCGGAGAGCTTACGGATCACTATGATCCTCGGGCTAAGGTTTTAAGATTGTCGTCAGCGGTTTACAATAACCCATCAATAGCTGCTATAGGTATAGCTGCTCATGAAGCCGGTCATGCACTTCAACACGCTACAGGTTATCTTCCCCTTTCGATAAGAAACGCCATAGTTCCAGTGGCAAATATAGGGTCTCAACTTGCTATACCTTTCTTCTTCTTGGGATTTCTCTTTGGTATTCCAAGTCTTATGGATATAGGCATAGTTGCGTTTTCCGCTGCCGTTGTTTTCCAGCTTATAACTCTTCCGGTTGAATTCGATGCAAGCTCGAGGGCTATAAGGGTTCTTTACACGGGGGGATTTGTTTCAAATAGAGAGAAAAAGGCAGTTGAGGAGGTTCTTGGAGCTGCTGCGTTAACCTATGTTGCTGCTACTGCTATGGCAGCGCTTCAGCTTATAAGGTTGCTTATTCTGAGGGGGGAGAGGGATTAA